The Daucus carota subsp. sativus chromosome 7, DH1 v3.0, whole genome shotgun sequence genome window below encodes:
- the LOC108196315 gene encoding RNA polymerase II C-terminal domain phosphatase-like 3, with protein MSEKEEERGGVVSKKVEDIDVEEGEISDSCSVEEISEKDFSKGDADEEKKKKDKEGAAAAAAANPSSRVWTMQDLYKYQNNYHNQTSSNYKISNGYASGLYNIAWAQAVNNKPLDHYLVSSFRNISSDDDDNASNNKNNNNSHASLDRNGTAKEGAKVVIQVDDDDDEMEEGELEEGEIDLDSELEPASLNNDQLVAANNVESALNDDRVNCDAALLEKQLHLISRDLEALALNDGDKSYSEVCSRLQNLLDSLRNLHSDDSVSQKDALIYKAFAVIQSVKQAFLSMSQNLKEQNKDVLSRLFAHITNQKPSIFSSEQMTEIEAIISSLASVMPLSVRVTVTGEEIQFDTIQSVEHRESNVSALNASENSISLKKCVLESMPVDSPYQNDFHMLDMSRTGVASFKSRGAMLPLLDLHKDHDADSLPSPTRETPPLFSSEKAPSYGNGKLRPDWPVPRPVVDTQTPVVQSYGTDALKAFSTYQQKFGRNSFLVTNRLPSPTPSDESDTGDGDTGEEISSSSPLPNVVNASTLAQTINSIPQMDNSRRQGVMNPSNAIPLDRVTNSAVRSLAKSRDPRLRLANSNVTSMDLNRQNIPFPNTGSVVVPPGLVTNARKQKIVQESTLDGPALKRQKYEMSDSRASGFVESLSGYGGWLEDRGTAGLHVTGTACLVDDKGSQPRNIENSLVSSGNVSSTLSGTGMEPQHTPVMGGNATASLNSLLKDIAVNPTLWMNIFQVNKQKNVDPAKVTSQPLGSDSVLGSLPSINTAVSIIPMPEQRSAGVLQAPQTTSSDEFGKLRMKPRDPRRVLQNNVSHKIGNLESGQATSKVSTTQDMVNQNVQKPDQLKSMSTQSTEAPDIAKLFTKNLKNIADIMSVSQTSTSPAAASQIPSSLPVQVHPSLVSSKGVLSHLTGESDLPSEAVTAGPFQSQNKWREVEHLFQGFDDKQKADIQKERTRRLEEQNKMFSARKLCLVLDLDHTLLNSAKFAEIDPVHEEILRKKEAEDREKPHRHLFRFPHMGMWTKLRPGVWNFLEKASKLFEMHLYTMGNKLYATEMAKVLDPKGVLFAGRVISKGDYGDISDGDDRVHKTKDLEGVLGMESAVVIIDDSVRVWPHHKLNLIAVERYIYFPCSRRQFGLSGNSLLEIDHDERPESGTLASSLGVIERIHQNFFSSKSLDEADVRNILAAEQRKILDGCCILFSGVFPLGEANPHMHPLWQMAEQFGAVCTTQMDEHVTHVVALLTGTGKVTWALNTGKFVVNPGWLEASTLLYRRADEQKFAIKP; from the exons atgaGCGAGAAAGAAGAAGAGCGTGGTGGTGTTGTTTCGAAGAAGGTTGAAGACATAGATGTAGAGGAAGGTGAGATATCGGATTCGTGTTCGGTGGAGGAGATTAGTGAGAAGGACTTCTCGAAAGGCGACGCCGatgaagagaagaagaagaaagataaGGAAGGTGCTGCTGCGGCTGCTGCTGCTAATCCGTCATCTAGGGTTTGGACTATGCAGGATCTTTACAAGTATCAGAATAATTATCATAATCAGACTAGTAGTAATTACAAGATATCCAATGGTTATGCTTCCGGTCTCTATAATATCGCCTGGGCTCAGGCTGTTAACAATAAGCCTCTTGATCACTATTTGGTTTCCAGTTTTAGGAACATTAGTTCCGATGATGACGATAATGCCAgtaataataagaataataacAACTCCCATGCTTCCCTTGATCGGAATGGTACTGCGAAAGAGGGTGCCAAGGTTGTCATTCAGGTtgatgatgacgatgatgagATGGAGGAGGGGGAACTGGAGGAAGGTGAGATTGACTTAGATTCTGAGCTTGAGCCTGCTTCTTTGAACAATGATCAATTAGTAGCTGCTAATAATGTGGAGTCTGCTTTGAATGATGATCGTGTTAATTGTGATGCTGCGCTgctggagaagcagcttcatttAATTTCCCGCGATCTAGAGGCTCTGGCTTTAAATGATGGAGACAA ATCATACTCTGAAGTCTGTTCCAGACTACAAAACTTGTTGGACAGCTTAAGGAATCTCCACTCGGATGATTCTGTATCTCAGAAGGATGCCTTAATTTACAAAGCATTTGCTGTAATTCAAAGTGTCAAGCAA GCGTTCCTCTCCATGAGCCAAAACCTGAAGGAGCAGAATAAAGACGTATTATCAAG GTTGTTTGCTCATATAACTAATCAAAAGCCTTCTATTTTTTCTTCGGAGCAGATGACAGAG ATTGAGGCTATAATTTCATCTCTGGCTTCTGTTATGCCTTTAAGTGTCAGAGTCACTGTTACTGGCGAAGAGATACAATTTGATACAATTCAGTCAGTGGAACATAGGGAGTCTAATGTTTCTGCACTTAATGCCAGTGAAAATTCGATTTCTTTAAAGAAGTGTGTACTAGAATCCATGCCTGTAGATTCTCCATATCAAAATGATTTCCACATGTTGGATATGTCAAGGACAGGGGTAGCTAGTTTTAAGAGCAGAGGAGCAATGCTCCCTTTGCTAGATCTTCATAAGGATCATGATGCAGACAGTCTCCCCTCACCTACAAGAGAGACCCCACCATTGTTTTCCTCAGAAAAGGCACCTTCTTATGGCAATGGAAAATTGAGACCAGATTGGCCTGTTCCAAGACCAGTTGTCGATACACAAACTCCTGTAGTGCAGTCTTATGGAACCGATGCCCTTAAAGCTTTTTCTACTTATCAACAGAAATTTGGTCGAAACTCATTTCTTGTGACTAACAGGCTTCCAAGCCCAACCCCTTCAGACGAGAGTGACACTGGAGACGGGGATACTGGTGAGGAGATTTCAAGCTCTTCACCTCTGCCAAATGTTGTTAATGCATCAACTTTAGCACAAACTATTAATTCTATTCCTCAAATGGACAATTCCAGAAGACAAGGTGTAATGAACCCTAGTAATGCTATTCCTTTGGATCGTGTGACTAATTCTGCGGTCAGAAGTTTAGCAAAAAGTAGAGATCCCCGTCTCCGTCTTGCCAATTCAAATGTTACTTCTATGGATCTCAATCGACAGAATATACCATTTCCAAATACTGGATCTGTAGTAGTTCCCCCAGGCTTAgtgacaaatgcaagaaaacAGAAGATTGTTCAAGAGTCGACTTTGGATGGTCCTGCATTGAAAAGGCAGAAATATGAGATGTCAGATTCTCGAGCCAGTGGTTTTGTAGAATCCCTCTCAGGATATGGTGGTTGGTTAGAAGACAGAGGTACAGCTGGATTGCATGTTACAGGTACTGCCTGCTTGGTTGATGATAAAGGAAGTCAGCCTAGGAATATTGAGAATTCATTGGTGTCTTCTGGGAATGTTAGCAGTACACTCAGTGGCACAGGCATGGAACCCCAGCACACCCCAGTAATGGGGGGAAATGCCACAGCATCCTTAAATTCTTTGCTAAAGGATATCGCTGTAAATCCAACTTTATGGATGAATATATTTCAAGTGAACAAACAGAAGAATGTTGATCCTGCCAAAGTAACAAGTCAACCTTTAGGCTCCGACTCTGTGTTAGGATCACTTCCGAGCATTAACACTGCTGTATCGATAATTCCCATGCCTGAACAGAGATCAGCTGGAGTGCTCCAGGCTCCGCAAACAACTTCATCA GATGAGTTTGGGAAACTTCGTATGAAACCTCGTGACCCTCGCCGTGTTCTTCAAAATAATGTATCTCATAAGATTGGGAATTTGGAGTCTGGTCAGGCTACATCAAAAGTATCAACCACCCAAGATATGGTTAACCAGAATGTCCAGAAACCAGATCAACTGAAGTCTATGTCCACCCAGTCCACCGAAGCACCCGATATTGCTAAGCTATTCaccaaaaatttgaaaaatattgctGATATCATGTCTGTGTCCCAAACAAGTACATCTCCAGCAGCAGCTTCTCAGATTCCTTCATCACTACCAGTACAAGTTCATCCAAGTTTGGTGAGTTCAAAAGGAGTATTAAGTCACTTGACTGGTGAGAGTGACTTACCATCAGAAGCAGTTACTGCTGGCCCTTTTCAATCTCAGAACAAGTGGAGAGAGGTTGAGCATTTATTTCAGGGATTTGATGATAAGCAAAAGGCTGATATACAGAAGGAAAGGACAAGGAGGCTTGAAGAACAGAACAAAATGTTTTCCGCTCGTAAGCTCTGCCTTGTCTTGGATCTTGATCACACTCTCCTGAATTCTGCAAAG TTTGCTGAAATAGACCCTGTACATGAAGAGATTTTGAGGAAGAAAGAGGCAGAGGATCGTGAAAAACCACATAGGCATCTTTTCCGATTTCCTCACATGGGAATGTGGACCAAATTACGTCCGGGGGTCTGGAACTTCTTAGAGAAG GCTAGTAAGCTTTTCGAGATGCATCTCTATACTATGGGAAACAAGCTGTATGCCACAGAGATGGCGAAAGTGCTTGATCCTAAAGGAGTGCTGTTTGCTGGTAGAGTTATTTCTAAGGGTGATTATGGGGATATTTCTGATGGGGATGACAGGGTTCATAAGACTAAAGATTTGGAGGGGGTTTTGGGTATGGAGTCGGCTGTTGTAATTATAGACGATTCAGTAAGGGTTTGGCCACACCATAAACTTAATTTAATTGCCGTGGAGAG ATACATATATTTTCCTTGTAGTAGACGTCAATTTGGGCTTTCAGGCAATTCCTTACTTGAAATTGATCACGATGAAAGGCCAGAGAGTGGGACTCTCGCATCTTCTTTGGGG GTGATTGAGAGAATACATCAGAATTTTTTCTCAAGTAAATCATTGGATGAAGCTGATGTTAGAAACATACTTGCTGCAGAGCAACGCAAAATTTTAGATGGTTGCTGTATACTTTTCAGCGGGGTGTTTCCGCTTGGTGAAGCCAATCCTCATATGCACCCATTGTGGCAGATGGCTGAGCAATTTGGTGCTGTGTGCACAACTCAGATGGATGAACATGTAACCCATGTTGTTGCATTATTAACAGGGACTGGCAAG GTGACATGGGCTTTAAACACAGGAAAATTTGTTGTAAATCCTGGCTG GCTGGAAGCTTCAACTTTGCTGTACCGGAGAGCTGATGAACAAAAATTTGCCATCAAACCGTAA